The Anabas testudineus chromosome 11, fAnaTes1.2, whole genome shotgun sequence genome has a segment encoding these proteins:
- the LOC113155250 gene encoding uncharacterized protein LOC113155250 translates to METPAAGSHINAQYSGSSFILSIMSLRFSVLVLVLGLFLSSSALTPDECQPLVNPLSLADRSMMSGRFIFIAGYVNHELYRTMIKKTDSCWFTISPSPSNPDQIIFTQKNRVNGTCISSTTNVTIDGNTVKGSFANVSVVFHMLPSCDGCLLLSITSTATNIHPQLLQLMNVNRVEEEISGHTLYLLARETKVKDSDLEHFKQQASCLGFSGEPDFHYDPKKEICREGEGFKMSFS, encoded by the exons ATGGAAACCCCAGCAGCTGGATCTCATATAAATGCTCAGTACTCGGGTTCCAGCTTTATTCTAAGCATCATGAGTCTGAGGTTCAgtgtcctggtcctggtcctggggCTGTTTCTGAGCAGCTCGGCTCTGACTCCTGATGAATGCCAACCTCTGGTGAATCCTCTGTCCCTGGCCGACCGCTCTATG ATGTCCGGGAGGTTCATCTTCATCGCGGGTTACGTCAACCACGAACTGTATAGGACCATGATAAAGAAGACCGACAGCTGCTGGTTTACGATCTCTCCGTCGCCGTCCAACCCTGATCAAATCATCTTTACTCAGAAGAACAGAGT AAATGGAACCTGCATTTCTTCAACAACCAACGTGACTATTGACGGCAACACTGTAAAAGGCTCCT TTGCTAATGTCAGTGTGGTGTTCCACATGCTGCCGAGCTGTGATGGATGTCTGCTCCTCAGCATCACCAGCACGGCCACAAACATCCACCCACAACTGCTTCAACTGATGAACGTTaacagggtggaggaggagatctCCGGCCACACCCTCTATCTGCTGG CAAGAGAGACAAAGGTGAAGGACTCGGACCTGGAACACTTCAAGCAGCAGGCGAGCTGCCTCGGCTTCTCCGGAGAACCAGACTTCCACTACGATCCAAAGAAAG aAATTTGTCGTGAAGGCGAAGGCTTCAAGATGTCTTTCAGCTGA
- the LOC117152920 gene encoding gastrula zinc finger protein XlCGF8.2DB-like — MSQVQIRMKQRRTSDKAVATKPEGPYSDLYDVQQQDRSPSLEQEYLEPPHIKEEEEEVWTSLEGEQLPGLEEFPFSCVAVKSEDDEEKPQSSQLRQSHTEDNRDFETGSGPDRDSGPDGQLEPGLEDRTSDSSETDVSDEDWITARDTESGVSSQSSEKKLLSCSDCGKTFGHRTNLRRHIKCHTGERPFSCSLCQKTFHRREHLVAHMRCHSGEKPFSCSVCDTRFSHGWSLDKHMRVHTGEKPFGCSLCSRRFRQRSDLVAHVRIHTGEKPFCCSVCSSSFTQRHTLVQHMRTHTGLKPFLCSVCGKSFSRKAHMTRHMTVHTGEKPFSCSVCDQRFTWQSQVKRHECDGE; from the exons ATGTCTCAAGTCCAGATTCGGATGAAACAGCGGCGAACTTCTGACAAAGCAGTCGCTACTAAACCGGAGGGGCCGTATTCTGATCTTTACG ACGTCCAGCAGCAGGACCGGAGCCCCAGTCTGGAACAGGAGTATCTGGAGCCCCCCCACatcaaagaggaagaggaggaagtgtggACCAGTCTGGAGGGAGAGCAGCTTCCTGGGCTGGAGGAGTTCCCCTTCAGTTGTGTTGCTGTGAAgagtgaagatgatgaagagaaacctcaGTCCTCACAGCTTCGTCAGAGTCACACTGAGGACAACAGGGACTTCGAGACTGGATCAGGACCAGATAGGGACTCTGGTCCAGATGGACAGTTAGAACCAGGTCTTGAGGACAGGACTTCAGACTCCTCTGAGACAGACGTCAGTGATGAAGACTGGATCACGGCCAGAGACACTGAGTCAGGTGTAAGTTCTCAGAGCAGTGAGAAGAAGCTGCTCAGCTGCTCTGACTGCGGTAAAACGTTCGGCCACAGGACAAATCTGAGAAGACACATAAAGTgtcacacaggagagagaccGTTCAGCTGCTCCCTGTGTCAGAAAACCTTTCACCGCAGAGAACACCTGGTCGCTCACATGAGGTGTCACTCTGGGGAAAAACCCTTCAGCTGCTCGGTCTGTGACACGCGGTTCAGTCACGGCTGGTCGTTGGACAAACACATGAGAGTCCACACCGGGGAGAAACCGTTTGGCTGCTCACTCTGCAGCAGACGTTTCAGGCAGCGCTCAGACCTGGTCGCACACGTCAGGATTCACACAGGAGAAAAACCTTTTTGTTGCTCGGTTTGtagcagcagcttcactcaGCGTCACACGTTGGTCCAGCACATGAGAACCCACACGGGCCTGAAACCTTTTCTTTGCTCCGTTTGTGGTAAGAGCTTCTCACGAAAGGCCCACATGACGAGACACATGACAGTGCACACGGGCGAGAAGCCGTTCAGCTGCAGCGTTTGTGACCAAAGATTCACTTGGCAGTCGCAGGTGAAACGACACGAGTGTGACGGCGAATGA